One part of the Paroedura picta isolate Pp20150507F chromosome 5, Ppicta_v3.0, whole genome shotgun sequence genome encodes these proteins:
- the C5H1orf216 gene encoding UPF0500 protein C1orf216 homolog — protein MFAMCQPEVPLNPLFHEANSQLDTAYLGARESQPDKNLNFMAEEAYDSNENWSQTTLGILGQAGPEMLEGNTVQAPDNQTTLLHRQNTKSRPRSAPQGLNSDGVSLASEEEEDIRRPPEGAEVSGLEQEKTTAEERIHLNGKVASSPLEDNGYASSSLSIDSPDSGGASAWDAPAVAVEDQRGHSESKLPDADPERTSPVSEALFPALAEAFRSLQDKKKFKEREKEKHHIHLVMYRRLALLRWIRSLQQKVVDQQNRLQESFDTILDNRKELIRCVQQGLVCAKNPAQAEL, from the coding sequence ATGTTTGCCATGTGCCAACCAGAGGTACCCCTCAACCCACTTTTCCATGAGGCGAACTCACAACTGGACACAGCCTACCTTGGAGCAAGGGAGAGTCAACCAGACAAGAACCTCAACTTCATGGCTGAGGAGGCCTACGACAGCAATGAGAACTGGAGCCAAACTACACTGGGGATTCTGGGTCAAGCGGGACCAGAGATGCTTGAGGGTAACACTGTTCAGGCACCAGATAATCAAACAACACTTCTACACAGGCAGAACACAAAGAGCAGGCCTAGGAGTGCCCCCCAGGGCCTGAACTCTGATGGTGTGTCCCTTGcctctgaggaggaggaagacatcCGGAGACCACCGGAGGGAGCGGAGGTCAGTGGCTTAGAGCAGGAGAAAACTACAGCTGAGGAAAGGATTCATCTGAATGGAAAAGTGGCCAGCTCACCCTTAGAGGACAATGGTTATGCCAGTAGTTCCCTCAGCATTGACAGCCCTGATAGTGGGGGCGCCAGCGCCTGGGACGCGCCTGCCGTTGCTGTTGAAGACCAGAGAGGTCATTCAGAGTCAAAGCTGCCTGATGCTGATCCTGAAAGGACCTCCCCAGTTTCTGAGGCCTTGTTCCCAGCACTGGCTGAGGCCTTCCGGAGCCTTCAGGACAAGAAGAAGTTCAAGGAGCGGGAGAAGGAGAAGCACCACATCCACCTGGTCATGTACCGCCGCTTGGCCTTGCTCCGCTGGATCCGCAGCCTCCAGCAGAAAGTGGTTGACCAGCAAAACCGGCTGCAGGAGAGCTTTGACACCATCCTGGACAACCGTAAAGAGCTCATTCGATGTGTCCAGCAAGGCCTAGTGTGCGCCAAGAACCCAGCACAGGCTGAGTTGTGA